A region of Colletotrichum destructivum chromosome 11, complete sequence DNA encodes the following proteins:
- a CDS encoding Putative S-adenosyl-L-methionine-dependent methyltransferase superfamily — protein MDTSFKQRVRRRYTWNFGIESLTNLPTNGFENESTQKAHSISMQRLSYGIHGPSRRCKTRPPYSPEVVPMRHQEILNVVDLFNKVICLARNETRERPNQKASRVLDIRTGTGIWAISLAEADHSSRVTGIDTVLMYPTAYVPNASFLRVDKIEGP, from the exons ATGGATACATCTTTCAAGCAACGTGTTCGCCGTCGCTATACGTGGAACTTCGGAATTGAGTCGTTGACGAATTTACCAACCAACGGATTTGAAAATGAGTCAACACAG AAAGCACACTCTATTTCAATGCAGCGGCTGTCATATGGAATCCACGGTCCCTCTAGACGATGTAAAACCCGCCCTCCTTATTCCCCTGAGGTTGTCCCAATGCGACATCAGGAAATTCTTAACGTGGTAGACCTCTTTAACAAGGTCATTTGTCTGGCCAGGAATGAGACACGAGAACGGCCAAACCAAAAAGCATCTCGAGTTCTAGACATCAGAACAGGCACTGGTATCTGGGCAATATCCCTTGCAGA AGCCGATCACAGCAGTAGGGTCACAGGAATCGACACAGTCCTCATGTATCCCACAGCGTACGTTCCTAACGCGTCTTTTCTCCGTGTCGATAAGATCGAAGGCCCGTGA